A portion of the Bulleidia sp. zg-1006 genome contains these proteins:
- a CDS encoding PTS sugar transporter subunit IIB, with amino-acid sequence MLRILVACANGAGTSLMMKMRVEKACKDLGVEISNIHHCSLSEGKSAASQYDVVFCPLTFVDMFADAKKKGVKICGMKNVLSDKEAQALLKETGLV; translated from the coding sequence ATGTTAAGAATTTTAGTAGCGTGTGCGAATGGTGCTGGAACTTCATTGATGATGAAGATGCGTGTTGAAAAAGCTTGTAAGGATTTGGGTGTTGAAATTTCCAACATTCATCATTGTTCTCTTTCGGAAGGAAAAAGTGCCGCTAGTCAGTACGATGTCGTTTTCTGTCCCTTAACATTTGTGGATATGTTTGCGGATGCTAAGAAAAAAGGTGTCAAGATATGTGGAATGAAGAATGTTCTTTCTGATAAAGAGGCGCAAGCATTATTAAAAGAAACGGGATTGGTATAA